GTCATGGGTTCAAATCCCATTGAGGGCTCTCGTGTGCACAATCTGGTCAATCTGACCTGAAGGCAAGGAGACGGCAATCATGGGCAAGCAGAAGTACCAGCGAACGAAGCCGCACATGAATGTAGGGACGATGGGGCACATCGACCACGGGAAGACGACGCTGACGGCGGCGATCACGAAGTACAGTGCGATGAGGGGGCATGGGGA
This is a stretch of genomic DNA from Anaerolineales bacterium. It encodes these proteins:
- a CDS encoding GTP-binding protein — protein: MGKQKYQRTKPHMNVGTMGHIDHGKTTLTAAITKYSAMRGHG